A stretch of DNA from Tsuneonella amylolytica:
TCCGGATCGCGAGCGGATCGCCGCAGTCCTCGATCTCGCGCGCTCGACGCTGGCGGGGATGACAACCGATGCGCCCCGCGAAAGGTTGCCCGCAATCGTCGAGGCGCACGCCGACCTCGTCGCGCTGGCCGGACAGGCGCCGACTTACAATTTCGATCCCGGATTGCTCGTCATGCAGATCGGCGGCTTGCTCGCCTCGGCGGCGGGGGCTAGCAGCCACGCCGATGCCTGACCCCTATTATCTCACCACCGCGATCAGCTATCCCAACGGGCGGCCGCACATCGGCCATGCCTACGAAGCCATCGCTGCGGACGTCATCGCGCGCGCAAAGAAAGCGCAAGGGTACGATGTACGGCTTGTCACTGGAACAGACGAGCATGGCCTGAAGATGGCCCGCACCGCGCGCGACGCGGGAATGGACACGCTGGATTTCGCAAGCGAAATGTCGGGATATTTCCGGCAGATGTGCGATGCGCTTCATATCGACTATACGGCTTTTCGTCGCACCACCGAGCCACAGCATCATTCGGCGAGCGAGACCATCTGGCGCGCCATGGAAGCTGCCGGCGACCTCTACCTCGACCGCTACGAAGGGTGGTACAGCCCCCGCGACGAGGCATTCTACGACGAGAGCGAACTGACCGAAGGGGAGGGCGGCAAGATCTCCCCGCAGGGTACTCCGGTCGAATGGACAGTGGAGGAAAGCTGGTTCTTTCGCCTTTCGAAGTATCGCGACTATCTGATTGAGCTGAACTCAAAACCCGGTTTTCTCGAACCCGAGAGTCGGCGCAACGAAGTGCTCGCATTTTTGAAGAACAATGATCTGCGCGACCTGTCGGTCAGCCGCACCAGTTTCGACTGGGGCGTGCCGGTCCCGGGGAGTGACGGCCACGTCATGTACGTCTGGGTCGACGCGTTGACGACATACCTGACCGGGATCGGATTTCCCGACAGGGAAGGGGAGTTCAACCGTTTCTGGCCGGCGGACCTGCACCTGATTGGCAAGGATATCGTCAGGTTCCATGCGGTCTACTGGCCGGCCTTCCTGAAAAGCGCCGGGTTGCCGCCGCCTAAGGCGATATTCGGCCATGGGTTCCTGCTCCATCGCGGGGAAAAGATGTCGAAATCCACCGGTAACGTGGTCGATCCGCTGGAACTGGCGGAACGGTTCGGGGTCGACCAGCTGCGCTACTTCCTGCTGGCCGAGGTGCCATTCGGCAAGGATGGCAGCTTTTCGGCAGATGCCATCGTGACCCGGTGCAATGCCGAACTGGCAAACAGCTTCGGTAACCTCGCGCAGCGCAGCCTTTCCATGATTTTCAAGAACCTGGGCGGCGAATTGAACAATTTCGATGCAGGGTCCGACGACGCTGCGCTGCTCGATGCCGTTGGCAAAGGCGTGCGCGAGCTGGTCAGCGGCTATGACGCGCTGGATTTCTCGACGGGCATCGAGGCGTGGATGCGGGCGGTGTTCGCCTGTAATGCGTATGTCGATGAGCAGGCGCCCTGGACCCTCCGCAAAACCGATCCGGACCGGATGCGGGTGGTGCTCTTCACCTTGTTCGTGGCGGTGCGGGATCTTGCGATCGCGATCCGACCGGTAGTGCCGACGTCGGCGGACAAGTTGCTCGACCAGATGGGGATTGCGCCCGAAGCACGCGATTTCGCGGCGCTGGGCAACGCAGACTGGTACAACGCGTTGGTAGCCAGCGGCTTCACCTTGTCCCAGCCGGTCGGTGTGTTCCCACGCCTTGAAATGCCTGTCGAGGCATCGGCGTGAGGCTGATCGACAGCCATTGCCATCTTGAATACGAAGGCGTCGTTGACGACCGGGATGGCGTTCTTGCCAGAGCGCGAGCGGCGGGCGTCACCGGCATGCTCAACATCTCCACTCGCCGGCGCGAGTGGGACAAGGTCGTCGGCACGGCGGAAAGCCAGCCCGACGTCTGGGCAAGCGTCGGCATCCATCCCCACGAGGCCGATCAACACGCCGATCTCGGGCGGGAAGAACTGCTTGCGGCCGCGGCCAATGCAAAGGTCATCGGCATCGGCGAAAGCGGGCTCGACTACTACTACGACAAGTCCGACCGCGCCGTTCAGCGCGACCTGTTCCGGATGCATATCGGCGTCGCGCGCGAGACGGGCCTGCCGATCATCATCCACACCCGCGATGCCGAAGCCGACACGTCCGCGATCCTGGCCGACGAAATGGAGAAGGGCGCTTTCCCGGCGTTGATCCACTGTTTCACCGCGTCCAAGGCATTCGCGCGCACCGTCCTCGACCTCGGTCTGACGATTTCCCTGTCTGGCATCGTCACGTTCAAGAACGCCCGGGAACTGCAGGAAATCGCGGCAGGTCTGCCGGCCGATCGCCTGCTAGTGGAAACCGACAGCCCGTTCCTCGCGCCCATCCCGCACCGCGGCCGCCCGTGCGAGCCGGCCTTCGTGCGTGACACGGCGCAGTTCGTCGCCGATCTACGCGGGCAAGCTGTCGAGGAGCTGGCTGAAATAACGACCGACAACTTCTTCGGTCTATTCTCGAAAGCTGCGGCGTGAAGCTGATCATGCTCGGCTCGGGCACCTCGACCGGGGTGCCGCGGATCGGAGAGGACTGGGGCGAGTGCGACCCCGCCGAACCGAAGAACCGGCGCAGCAGAGTGTCGATTGTCGTCGAGAGCAAGGCGGGGCGCCGCATACTCATCGATACGTCGCCGGATCTGCGCAATCAGTTGCTCGCGAACCGGATCGCCAGCGTCGACGCAGTGTTCTGGACGCACGATCACGCCGACCACTGCCATGGCATCGACGACCTCAGGGTCATGCGTTACGACCGCTCGGGACCGCTGCCGGCCTACGCGGTCGGGGAAACCGCTCGAAGGCTTCGGGCACGTTTCGGCTACGTCTTCGCGGGCGAGCATGGCTATCCCACCATCGCCAATCTCAATACGCTGGATACGATCCGCATGTGTGCAGGCTTCGGCGTCAAGCACTGCCAAATGCCGCATGGACCCGCGCAATCGACGGCGTATGTTTTCGATGCGGACGGAAAATCAGTAGGTTACGCAACGGACTTCAGTGAAATCGTTTCGCCGATGCTGGACATTCTGGCGGGTGTCGACCTGCTGGTTGTCGATTGCCTGCGCCGCCGTCCGCATCCGACGCACGCTCATCTAGAAATGGCGCTCGATCTCGCGCGCCGGTGCAAGGCGCACAAAACGGTCCTGACGCATCTCGACAAGTCGATGGATTATGCCGCGCTTTCAGCCGAAGTCCCGGCCGGGGTTCAGGTCGGATACGATGGCCTGGTAGTCGAGCTATGAGCGAGATCGGCATGGTCCAGATCGTCGCGCTGTGCGCTTGGCTCGTTCTTGCCGGCAGCGCGGTTGCGAGCTTCAAATTGGGCTGGAAAGAGAATGTCCGGCTGGCACTGGTATGGGCCGGCATTTTTGTGGCGGTCGCGTTGATGTTTTCGTTGGCTATGGGGTGAAGCGCCTATCCACCCCCAAATTGTCATTTAACATAATATATATTATCATCCTAATATGTCGAACCAGTTACAACGTCTCCTCGTCATTATGGCCACCCTTCGCGATCCGATGCGCGGTTGCGATTGGGATCGCGCGCAGCGGTTCGAGACGATCGTGCCGCACACGATCGAAGAAGCGTACGAGGTCGCCGATGCCGTGGCCCGCGGCGACATCGACGATATCCGCGAGGAACTCGGCGACCTCCTGTTTCAGGTCGTCTTTCAGGCGCGGATCGCCGAGGAATTGGGGTTCTTCGATTTCGACGCCGTGGCGCGATCGATTGCCGACAAGCTAGAGGCGCGCCATCCGCACATCTTCGGCGATGCCCAGGCACCAGCTGACGATCGCGAGGCTCGCTGGGAAGCACTTAAGGCCTCCGAACGTTCGGACAAAGGTGCCACGAGCGCGCTCGACGGGGTCGCCGCCGCGCTGCCGGCGCTGATGCGCGCCGACAAACTCCAGAAACGCGCCGCTCGGGTCGGCTTCGATTGGCCGGATCGCGAGGGACCGGCAGAAAAGCTCGCCGAGGAGATGGCCGAGCTGGCTGCCGCCCCCGCCGACGAACGTGTGGAAGAGGCTGGCGACCTGCTGTTCACCGCCGTCAATGTGGTGCGCGCCTACGGGGTTGCGCCAGAAGATGCCTTGCGCGCCGCCAACGCAAAGTTCGAGCGCCGTTTTCGCGCGATGGAAAAAATGGCCGGCAGCGATTTCGCGGCCCGCTCGCTCAAGGAGCAGGAAGCGTTGTGGCAGGCGGTAAAGGCCGCCGAACGCTCATAGCGTTTCGAACTGGCCGAGTTCCTTGGGGTTCAACCGCACGATAAGCCGCCGAAGCGGTCCATCGCTTCCGGATCCCGCATCGACCTCCTCGAGTACCTCACCGTGGGCATGCAGCCAGGCAATCTGCTTCCCGGCCGCCGCGGGAAGCACGAACTCGCGTACGTGCGCGCCTTGCGTCAGCTGCGCGCCCAGTTCGACCAGCAGGGCATCAACCCCCTCGCCGGTCTCAGCGGAGATGACCGCGACGCTATCATCGTGTGTCGCAGCCTCGCGGATCGCCTCGGCCTCGTCAGGCGGCAGAAGGTCGACCTTGTTCCAGACCTCTAGGATGGGGATGCCCTCCCCCCCTTCCTCGCCGCCGGTGACACCGAGATCGCCGAGCACTTCGAGAACCTGCGTCTTCTGCGCCTGACTCGACGGGTTTGCGATGTCGCGCACGTGGAGGATGATGTCGGCGCCCGTCACTTCCTCCAGCGTCGCCCGGAACGCGGCGACGAGCTGGGTCGGCAGGTCCGAGATGAAACCCACCGTATCGGACAGAATTGCCTTTTCCACGCCCGGCAGCGCGATGGCGCGCATCGTGGGGTCGAGCGTCGCGAAAAGCAGGTCCTCGGCCATGACTTCCGCACCGGTGAGGCGGTTGAACAGGGTGGACTTGCCAGCGTTGGTGTAGCCAACCAGCGCGATTACCGGCCACGGGGCCCTTCCCCGCCGGTCGCGGTGAAGTGCACGAGTGCGCCGCACGCTTTCGAGTTCCTTGCGCAGGCGGCCCATCCGTTGGCGGATCATTCGCCGGTCCGCCTCGATCTGCGTTTCGCCCGGACCGCCAAGGAAGCCGAAGCCGCCGCGTTGCCGCTCGAGGTGTGTCCAACTGCGCACGAGCCGGCTCTGCTGATAATCGAGATGCGCCAGCTCGACTTGCAACCGCCCCTCGGCAGTCGCCGCGCGTTCGCCGAATATCTCCAGGATGAGACCCGTCCGGTCGATGACCTTGCGCTTGAGTTTGTCTTCGAGGTTTCGCTGCTGGATGGGGCTCAGCGCGCCATCGACGACGACGAGTTCCGCCTCGTTCTGCTCGCAGGCGATCGCGATGTTCTCGACCTGCCCCTGCCCGAACAGCGTGCCCGGCCGCACTTCGCGCACCGGTATGACCTGGGCATCTGCGACGACGATACCGATCGCGAGCGCGAGCCCGCACGCCTCCTCCAGCCTCGCCTCGGCTGTGAGGTCGTGGTGGCGGCCGCGGATATCCGGGCACACGACGATGGCCCGCGCGCCGCGCGAGACCTCGCCCATCAGATCGTCGTCGAAGCTCAGTCTGCGTCTTCTTCGAAATCGTCGCTCAAATCGACGTTGGTGGCAGGCTGGATCGTGGACACGGCGTGCTTGTAGGCCAGCTGCACATAGCCGTCGCGTTCGAGCAGCATGCAGAACAGGTCGTATGCTGCGATCCGACCCTGCAACATCACACCGTTCACGAGGAACATGGTGACCTGCACTTCCGCCTCGCGCACGCGGCTGAGGAACACATCCTGCAACAGGCGCTGCTTGGCACCGGACCCCTGGCTGGCGAACTGCTCGGCGTCCACCGGGTTCGACGGCATGATGGTCGACACCGCGTGCTTGTAGACGAGCTGCGACTGGCCGTCGCGGCGCAGCAGGATCGAGAAATTGTCGAACCAGGTGACAATGCCCTGCAGCTTCACGCCCTTGACGAGGAACATCGTCACAGGCGTCTTGTTCTTGCGCAGCAAGTTCAGGAACGCATCCTGAAGGCTCTGCTGACGGCCGCCGCCACCGCCACCCTTGACCGGCGAGGCGGATCGATCGTCATCTGACGATTGCTCTGCGGAGGTCGGGGCGGGTTTGGGGCGCGCACTGAGGGTGCGGGATGTGGACACGTTACGGCTCCTGTTGTTGGCGGCCGCTGGTGCGGTCCGCGATCAGGTGGGAACGGCTTCCGCCAAGATATTCCCACCGGGTATCGCGACCGAATATGGCACGTCCGCCTCGAATCGCAAATGCATCGCGCGCATCGCCGTTCCGCAATGCGGCAAACTATTGCGCTACAACGCCTACTCGTCGTCGCGGCGTTCGCCGAGGCCGAGCAGCTTGA
This window harbors:
- the hflX gene encoding GTPase HflX; this encodes MGEVSRGARAIVVCPDIRGRHHDLTAEARLEEACGLALAIGIVVADAQVIPVREVRPGTLFGQGQVENIAIACEQNEAELVVVDGALSPIQQRNLEDKLKRKVIDRTGLILEIFGERAATAEGRLQVELAHLDYQQSRLVRSWTHLERQRGGFGFLGGPGETQIEADRRMIRQRMGRLRKELESVRRTRALHRDRRGRAPWPVIALVGYTNAGKSTLFNRLTGAEVMAEDLLFATLDPTMRAIALPGVEKAILSDTVGFISDLPTQLVAAFRATLEEVTGADIILHVRDIANPSSQAQKTQVLEVLGDLGVTGGEEGGEGIPILEVWNKVDLLPPDEAEAIREAATHDDSVAVISAETGEGVDALLVELGAQLTQGAHVREFVLPAAAGKQIAWLHAHGEVLEEVDAGSGSDGPLRRLIVRLNPKELGQFETL
- a CDS encoding MBL fold metallo-hydrolase, coding for MKLIMLGSGTSTGVPRIGEDWGECDPAEPKNRRSRVSIVVESKAGRRILIDTSPDLRNQLLANRIASVDAVFWTHDHADHCHGIDDLRVMRYDRSGPLPAYAVGETARRLRARFGYVFAGEHGYPTIANLNTLDTIRMCAGFGVKHCQMPHGPAQSTAYVFDADGKSVGYATDFSEIVSPMLDILAGVDLLVVDCLRRRPHPTHAHLEMALDLARRCKAHKTVLTHLDKSMDYAALSAEVPAGVQVGYDGLVVEL
- the hfq gene encoding RNA chaperone Hfq produces the protein MSTSRTLSARPKPAPTSAEQSSDDDRSASPVKGGGGGGRQQSLQDAFLNLLRKNKTPVTMFLVKGVKLQGIVTWFDNFSILLRRDGQSQLVYKHAVSTIMPSNPVDAEQFASQGSGAKQRLLQDVFLSRVREAEVQVTMFLVNGVMLQGRIAAYDLFCMLLERDGYVQLAYKHAVSTIQPATNVDLSDDFEEDAD
- the mazG gene encoding nucleoside triphosphate pyrophosphohydrolase, with amino-acid sequence MSNQLQRLLVIMATLRDPMRGCDWDRAQRFETIVPHTIEEAYEVADAVARGDIDDIREELGDLLFQVVFQARIAEELGFFDFDAVARSIADKLEARHPHIFGDAQAPADDREARWEALKASERSDKGATSALDGVAAALPALMRADKLQKRAARVGFDWPDREGPAEKLAEEMAELAAAPADERVEEAGDLLFTAVNVVRAYGVAPEDALRAANAKFERRFRAMEKMAGSDFAARSLKEQEALWQAVKAAERS
- the metG gene encoding methionine--tRNA ligase codes for the protein MPDPYYLTTAISYPNGRPHIGHAYEAIAADVIARAKKAQGYDVRLVTGTDEHGLKMARTARDAGMDTLDFASEMSGYFRQMCDALHIDYTAFRRTTEPQHHSASETIWRAMEAAGDLYLDRYEGWYSPRDEAFYDESELTEGEGGKISPQGTPVEWTVEESWFFRLSKYRDYLIELNSKPGFLEPESRRNEVLAFLKNNDLRDLSVSRTSFDWGVPVPGSDGHVMYVWVDALTTYLTGIGFPDREGEFNRFWPADLHLIGKDIVRFHAVYWPAFLKSAGLPPPKAIFGHGFLLHRGEKMSKSTGNVVDPLELAERFGVDQLRYFLLAEVPFGKDGSFSADAIVTRCNAELANSFGNLAQRSLSMIFKNLGGELNNFDAGSDDAALLDAVGKGVRELVSGYDALDFSTGIEAWMRAVFACNAYVDEQAPWTLRKTDPDRMRVVLFTLFVAVRDLAIAIRPVVPTSADKLLDQMGIAPEARDFAALGNADWYNALVASGFTLSQPVGVFPRLEMPVEASA
- a CDS encoding TatD family hydrolase gives rise to the protein MRLIDSHCHLEYEGVVDDRDGVLARARAAGVTGMLNISTRRREWDKVVGTAESQPDVWASVGIHPHEADQHADLGREELLAAAANAKVIGIGESGLDYYYDKSDRAVQRDLFRMHIGVARETGLPIIIHTRDAEADTSAILADEMEKGAFPALIHCFTASKAFARTVLDLGLTISLSGIVTFKNARELQEIAAGLPADRLLVETDSPFLAPIPHRGRPCEPAFVRDTAQFVADLRGQAVEELAEITTDNFFGLFSKAAA